A single genomic interval of Daucus carota subsp. sativus chromosome 1, DH1 v3.0, whole genome shotgun sequence harbors:
- the LOC108204731 gene encoding putative glycerol-3-phosphate transporter 4, translated as MPVNDGNTMRGYPPGVLVIRNYRGKDWSIKTYRYVVLLVTFVAYTAYHASRKPSSIVKSVLDPDPMCEMTALYPWPVGEIFSKRGSLGEGLNVYKDKGWAPFDGKQGTSKLGEIDVAFLACYSMGMYVAGHLGDTLDLRLFLTAGMIGSGVFVGLFGMGYFWNIHVFWFFLVMQMIAGLFQATGWPSVVAVIGNWFGKTRRGLIMGVWNAHTSVGNISGSLLAAGVLEYGWGWSFIAPGVFIFVGGIIVYLFLPAYPEDVGFPFLNGSVENDIRISSDEEALIQNAATGTKEANSIPRSGSVGRSSVHLIEACAIPGVIPFALCLFFSKLVAYTFLYWLPFYLSQTAIGGEYMSVRSAGNLSTLFDVGGIVGGILAGYISDKLKARATTAATFMYAAIPAMILYRKYGNISQTINIVLMIIAGLFVNGPYALITTAVSADLGTHSSVMGNSRALATVTAIIDGTGSLGAALGPLLTGFLSTKGWNFVFGMLSLGALIAGLLLSRLVIAEYAERKNKPAVFGQHSPGADVNQPLLGEQK; from the exons ATGCCTGTGAATGATGGTAATACAATGAGAGGGTACCCACCTGGGGTTTTAGTTATAAGAAATTATAGGGGGAAAGATTGGAGCATCAAGACGTATCGATACGTGGTGTTGTTAGTGACGTTTGTGGCGTATACTGCTTATCATGCTTCGAGGAAGCCTAGTAGTATTGTTAAGAGTGTGTTGGATCCTGATCCTATGTGTGAAATGACTGCATTGTATCCGTGGCCTGTAGGGGAGATTTTTAGTAAGAGGGGTTCGTTGGGGGAAGGGTTGAACGTGTATAAAGATAAGGGGTGGGCTCCGTTTGATGGGAAACAAGGAACTTcgaagttgggggagattgatGTGGCGTTTCTTGCGTGTTATTCGATGGGTATGTATGTGGCGGGGCATTTAGGGGATACGTTGGATTTAAGGTTGTTTTTGACAGCGGGAATGATTGGTAGTGGGGTTTTTGTTGGGCTTTTCGGGATGGGCTATTTTTGGAATATTCACGTGTTTTGGTTTTTTCTTGTTATGCAAATGATTGCGGGGTTATTTCAGGCTACGGGGTGGCCTTCGGTTGTTGCTGTTATTGGTAACTGGTTTGGTAAAACGAGAAGAGGACTGATAATGGGTGTTTGGAATGCCCATACCTCGGTTGGAAATATTAGTGGTTCTCTGCTAGCTGCAGGTGTTTTGGAGTATGGTTGGGGTTGGTCTTTCATCGCGCCTGGCGTTTTTATCTTTGTTGGTGGTATAATTGTGTATTTGTTTTTGCCTGCTTATCCCGAAGATGTTGGTTTCCCATTCCTGAATGGTTCAGTTGAAAATGACATAAGGATTTCTTCTGATGAAGAAGCTTTGATACAGAATGCGGCAACAGGGACCAAAGAAGCGAATAGCATTCCACGCTCTGGTTCAGTAGGTAGGAGCAGTGTTCACCTTATTGAAGCTTGTGCAATACCTGGAGTTATACCATTTGCATTATGCTTATTCTTCTCAAAGTTGGTGGCCTACACATTTCTCTATTGGCTACCATTTTATTTAAGTCAGACAG CTATTGGTGGTGAGTATATGTCAGTGAGATCTGCTGGAAATCTTTCTACATTGTTTGATGTAGGAGGGATTGTTGGTGGGATTCTAGCTGGTTACATATCTGATAAATTGAAGGCACGGGCCACAACAGCAGCCACCTTTATGTATGCAGCCATTCCTGCAATGATACTGTACCGCAAATATGGGAACATCTCTCAGACGATAAACATTGTGCTCATGATAATTGCGGGTTTATTTGTGAATGGGCCATATGCACTTATAACAACTGCAGTCTCTGCAGATCTTGGTACACATAGCTCTGTTATGGGTAATTCTCGAGCTCTGGCAACAGTGACAGCAATCATCGACGGTACGGGATCACTTGGTGCTGCTTTAGGTCCACTTCTTACGGGGTTTCTGTCAACGAAAGGATGGAATTTTGTTTTTGGGATGTTGAGTCTGGGTGCTCTTATTGCGGGTCTACTCTTATCTCGTTTGGTCATAGCTGAATATGCAGAAAGAAAAAACAAGCCTGCGGTTTTCGGGCAACATAGTCCTGGAG CTGATGTAAATCAACCGCTTCTAGGTGAGCAGAAGTGA